The Rosa chinensis cultivar Old Blush chromosome 7, RchiOBHm-V2, whole genome shotgun sequence DNA segment attaactatctctctaaatctatcaatattaattgttgtgtaacaattaaggaaaataatagttaaagaaaacaaagcctatgtaatagaaaataataaaaataatatataaattttagggtaggGCTGAGCCGGGCTCAATTGGGTCGGGCCGTGGGGTAGGgtcgggcttcatttgcattacccttaccctaccctatttgagaaaaggtagggccggcccgccctaatatAAGGGCCGGGCTGGTTTAGGGTcgaagggctaaatgatgaggtCTATACTATGCAAGGCTCATGCGCAAGGTTTTATACCTTGCGGTCAGATTCCTTCTGTTTTTGAATTGTTTCTATTGATAAGTAAATTACGCAACAGCCCTTATGATTTGGATAATGTGAATCAACACTTCTAAATGTCAGTTGCATTATGAAGAAAGAATATTTTTacattccatctttgtttttcttagaaacaactcatttatttaataatctCAAAAATTATTTCtacatattacaatatgaaacttgaacaCTATATCATTTATCTTTGGCTTTGCTGCCTTCACATACAAGttgctttgaatttcacctcttctcatggtGAAGAAATTTCTCCAGTAGGATTTCCTCAAGTGGCGGATCAGGCTCCAATCCGAAAGGAAAGGAGCTAGCTCTTTTCTAATTGCAACTTTCTTTCCTTCAAGTCTATGTGAAGGTGGTGAAGCTTCTATatgtcttctatgacgtttctaatCAGTGTTTGTACCATAATTGCGTGCCTGGCAAGCAAGGGTTAGTTGAATATTTCTTTCGTAGAAGGCGAGGTTTGATCACTTTTGTATAAGCTTGCAAATTTGCGAGCGCATCAGAGACTTTAGTAGTTTGCTATAGTTTGGATAGGGCAgtcattttatttctgttttggttttcttaTGTAAGCTTTGTAGACTATAGccgtttgataaaaaaaaaaaaaaaccataataGAATCCAATTTAGAAATAAAGGAATTAACTATAGCAATCTTTAAACGCGATAATATAAGATAAAGTGATCAATTATCTTATAATGTATTCATTTTACACATGTTTTGAATGACCTATCATCACTCTGAACAATTTATGATCACGTAAAATTTATTCTTAAAAATTTAACTCCAGGTCTGTATCCATGTTTTAAATGGTGTATTAAAATgagttattttttaaatgagtTATTCTTTTGTAAATACCAAAGACCTTCTCCTCTTTAAAAATTTTGATCATGTGTTTATTCTTAAACATTTGATCTCAAATCTGTGTCCACGTTTAAAATTATGTATTGAAATACGGAATTCTTATGTAAATACTAAATAACTTCtcctctttgaaaaataaaatgcatTCACCTTGAGTCTTTAACAAGGGCTTGACACATGGAGACAACCTAAATTATATGTTTTTTATAAGGTTCATCTACAGTATATTAATGTATCGATATATTAAGTAGTCTAATTATATTAAAAGATAGATTGACTTCATACATTGGTCTATTAGTTTGGTACTACTCTGTTTTTGTATTGAATTAGTTTACATCTGTATGGAACAAAGTTTAGTTCATACATCGGTACATCGATGTACCGTAGAATTTTCACTTGATAAATTAATATTACAAAATTTTAATCACACTATAATTTACTGAGGTATATGATTATGATACTTGTCATTCCAGTTATGTTATACAATAATGTTTCACAAGTTTAGCAAACAAGGGTACTATTTTTACACTCATGGCGTTTTCTTCACCAACTCTCGTATGAGAGGTTTGGCTGTTGTCGCTCACTTGGATGGGCTATAGTGTTGTATCTATTATTATGAGGGTAAGaatctcttctcttttctcctCTGGTTGGCTTGAGGGAAACGGTGGCGGAGAATTCCGTCAACGTGTTTCCCTAACTCTAAGCTTCTGCCTACTTATCGTCTTCGATGTTGATTTGGCTGCTGGACGAGGTTTGATGCTTATGGGGACAAATTGGGTGCTATTGTGATATTCTGTCCCAAAATGtctttaatgtttttttttttaggtttgtttttgttacttttatttattaaattttgtttatttcttagtggaagaaagatttttttttttgttactaattaactaattttatTGCATGCTCCACCTAGTTTGGGAAAGCTAGGGCTGGGCTCAGTTCAGTACCGGAGCCTATGGGCCGATTCCATATACCGTACCAACTTATATTGGTACGCAAAAAACCATACCACTACCGGCCAAAAAATCCTCAGTATACCGATTTAATTGGTCGGTTCGGTGCAGTTGGGCCTGTAAATCGAGTTTGATATTGGGCCTCAAACCAGTCACCAGTACATCACCATAAGTCCATAATTCTAGAAAGACATCAAGCCTGCAAACATCCAAACGCATACTTAAACATTAGAATCAGTCTACAAACATCCAAACACATATTTGAACATTAATAGAATCATCATAAGCTGCCATCCTTATGTTCTTCATCATCTAGGGATCTAGGTAattggaacaaaaaaaaaacaatattttgtaAACAAGTGAAATTGCAAACCATGGCATTACTCAATTACCTTTCAATGAATTTTATGGGTTTCTGTGTTCGACTCTTTCTGTGTTTCTACCTTTGACCCTTTCTGAGCTTCTAGGGTTCAATGGATGATGGAATGAGTCGAAAGGGAGATGGAATGAATCGAGAGGATGAttgaatgagtcaatggattgATTGGATTGAATCGATGGATGGATTGGATTCTAGTGTTCTACCTTCTACGGTTGAttctgagagagtgagagagacgaGAGGctgagagagaaattgagaaattgAGGAACCCAATCTAACCCCTTCAGGGGTTTGTAAAGAAATTTTTTAATCAGACAGTTGCAGATTAATATTAATAATTGACGGTTCAGATTAAGGTCAGATTgataaatataataaaaattaaaataaatgaattACATATTCACACAGGGTACGGTATGCAGaggcggaaccaggatttgacatccgggggggggggggggggtccatACTATATTAGTATATAATATTAAAATTTCGCAAAAAATTAATGTTTTGTATATTTCCCTTATAGAAGATGTTCATCTTCAAATCAAGCAAGATTCTATTTTATACATCTCCTAAACTCATATAAATATTACAAATGTTCATGTGAAGAAAGTAATAGCTTattcatcaattactttacGTTTCTtggtagattaattacttactatttttcaaataaaacaaatcaattaCTTTACTTATTCAGACATAACGACTAATCAATTTAATAATTATGTTTCttaatataattaatttattattcAAATTGATTGGTTATAGAAGTTTTTGAGAGATCTAATACTTAAATTAAACttatttttaatattaataTGGTAAATAAGTAACTAAAATAAtatgtggggggggggggggggggggggtgggtgtGTCGGGACCCCTTCGGGCCTATTAATAGGTCCGCCACTGACGGTATGTGGTTGAAGTTGGAATTCAAGATTAGAGTTCTAGAGTTCATAGTTTCTTACTGGGCATGTATTATTGATTTGCAGATAAGGGCCGCCAAATTGAGTTTAGACTAAAGTTTGATTCTTCTTTGTTCCTTGTTTTGCAGAGCTTTATTTCTTTATATCAAGGATATTATGTATAAGGTTGAGAGGACATCTGAATTTGTGTGTTTTAGTTTTCTCTTTCAAAGAGAGATATTGGTTTTGTgtatttcttttccttgaatgaCTGGCCATGGTTAGGGGCTTAATCATTTGATATGCGTTTGGCAACCAAAGATAACGGGTTTGAACTTGACAGCCCAAAAATATGAGCGTGACTGTGGCAGCACAATACTATGTGTAGCAAGCAGCTGGCAGCTCAGCTTGTACACCCATGTCTTTGGAATTATTAGTTTTGTGTTTGCTTTATTTTTCTCAAGAGAGGGGTGTATGAACAGTGACAATATCTACTTGTTTTATATTTGGTTGTTGTCAATGAACTATGCTTTTCTAACATACTATAATTATATCGTTTTGCAGGTACTTAGAAGAGTCGTCTTAAAAGCTCTCTGGGGTATTACACTATGTACTGAGCCTTAGTGATCATCCTATTTTGTTcgtttaatctttttttttttttttggaaagtgTATGTACATATAATGATGGTCTTGTGTATATGACAATAGATCCAACTTTGATCTTGTATATAAGCAGAGGGCTAGTTCTGGTGTTAATCATCTatattcctcttttttttttgttatgctGCATATTCTGTTTGTTTCAATTGCGAGGGCATCCAATCTAAAATAATTTTGGGATTGGGGCGTGATAGCTACAAGATGACATGCTTCCGTCGATGGTGTTGGATGAGAGGTATGGGGTGCAGATCTTTGATCGTGCTGGTGGCAGATTTGGCTGTGGCCTTGTAGACGATTGTTGGCGCATTGGTTTAGTGTTCATATGGGAGTCTGGGGCTTGTTAAGATGTTTGCAGTACTGAGGCTGGGGTCTATTGGTTTTCTGGTTATTCTTAAGGGCGATGAGCATGGattttggctgaattttcttttGACTGACGCTGGAGACGACGATGGGCAGTGGAAGGCCGTGAACAATGCTTCTGACATCGGCGCAGTAGTATTGGCCTTAAGGGTGGAGGTGCATAGTGGATGGTGATGATGTTTCCGTTCAGGCTAGATTTGCTAGAGTTTTACTTAGCTGAGCCTTCTGGGACTCATGGATAGAACTCGACAGCTGGGTTTGCTTTTGGGCCTTCTAATGGGCTAGATTCGGTTGAAAACCGACCGCAAAATTCATCAACTGGCTAACGACTGAATTTAGTACGCTACCGCCATCATCGGTTATCGATAAATTAGTATACTAAGATATTGACATGATTCGGCTATAGATGTCGACGAGAAATCAGTTAAAAATCAGCCAGATATGTAGTCGAATGATGAACATGTAGATCCAATGATGGAGATGATGCAAATATGATGATATAGTCTTATAGATGATGGAGAACTGAAGACAAATGGAATTGAAGGAGAGGaatgaaaaggaagaaaaaaaaaaaaaaaaaaaaaagaggaggatGAGTTTTCGAATGAAGTCTTGAGGATTAAGTTCTTTGAATAATAGGAGAAGGAAGGAAGCGTCTCGtcaaaatgaaataaatgaGGGTActtgttttttacttttattatagAATAAATATAGCTTTCGTACATGGCATAACATGGAGATATCTTGGCCTTGTGGTTAAGGAGAAAATCTCCATTTGAGAGATGAGAGGTTCGACTCCTTAGTCTTACCACATGCATGAGATTTGGGTGTGTATAAAagaatatatattcttttggtACCGTATACTACCAATGGTATTCTTATTGTATTTGATTGGTATGGTATACTTAGTACTGTATCAATCGAATAACGAAGCCGAATACAAATTTCATATCGTAACTGAGCTAGATACTAATCCCTGTAATCGAGCCGTAATGTCGGCAAATTAATTTCTTCAACCCATATCGATTTAGTACAGCTCAAATGCCtagctttatttttttttttcgtgcaTGTCGATTGCATTGAAATAGTGTCttcattttaaatttattttttttgtcccatttggggttcctaatttttttttttttttttttttgggggtggcTTAATTTCCAAAAGGTAGTAAGTCTACAAAAAGTATGTTTGATAGTCTCAAGTGATGACTTTTTATAACAGCCTCTAAAGAGTGAGGTGGGAACTATTAAAAGCTGACGTatgcaataaaaaaaattttgaatgtTCAAAGTATTTTGAATGTTGTTGAAATATTGTactttttattaataaagaaaaatctAAAAGATGCACAATCCGATTATGAAAATCTATAATTCTGATAGTCGACATTCAGTGGTTTCCTATAATTCTGATCGTCGACATTCAGTGGTTTCCTATAATTCTGATCGTCGACATTAGGATGGTTCAGATATTGTAAATGGTTTTTCACAGTGTAGTTCCCCAAAATCAAACATGGGTCTCCTCCTGGAGGGATGGTCTATCCGAGCTGGCAGCCACGTCAGACAGTGTTCACACACAAACCCAACCGCAGAATTTCAGTAAAAATTGCCACGTgcgacaaaaaaaagaaaaagatgcttTACTTAGTTGAGTAATACTGGCCAGCTGGTGGGGTGGGGGGTCCCACAACAGTCCTAACTATCAATTTAAAAATCAAACCCAGATGAGATCCTTCCTCAATGCAATACAGCAACTTCCAAAACTTAGCCTCCTTACCGCCACCTGTCCATCGCTCCCACTGCGTGTGGTCGTGTCCAGTTCGCATAACCACAGGGGTCCCCATATCCAAATGTATATAAGTCCTTCAATTTCTCATTTTAGTTTCATAAGCCCCGCTTTTCTCAACCCATAGTCTCATTCtcagaaaaaccaaaaaaaaaaaaaaaacaaaacaaaaacaaaacccacaGTCTACTCAGCAAAGAAAACCAAACTCACACTACTCTTCTCCACTCTCAGCGAAGAAAACCATACCAGCTCTGCCTCAGATGAACTCCAACAACCAGCTCTCAGACTCCAACCACCAAAGCCTCGAGTCAGTCTCCTCCATCGACAAGCCCGAGACGTCCGCCTTATCTGACACCTGCAGCGTCACGACTAGCCGTTCAACTCATTCCGACGGAGAGGTGATACTAGCTTCCAGCAGGCCGAAGAAGCGAGCCGGGAGGCGTGTGTTCAAGGAGACTCGCCACCCGGTCTACCGCGGTGTGAGGCGGAGGAACAACAACAAGTGGGTGTGCGAGGTCAGGGAGCCCAACAAGAAGACCAGGATTTGGCTGGGGACGTACCCGACTGCCGAGATGGCGGGTCGGGCACACGACGTGGCTGCATTGGCCCTTAGGGGGAAGCAGGCATGCCTCAATTTCGCTGATTCCGCTTGGCGCTTGCCCGTTCCGGCTTCCAAAGACCAGCTCGACATCCGCAGGGCCGCCGCCGAGGCTGCCGAGACATTTCGGCCTGAGGAGTTCGGCGGCGTCTCAAGCAGCTGCGACGACAACGAGAGGGAACATGAGAATGAGAAAGCTGCGACGGACAACGAGAAGGAGAATGGCTTCTTCGAGGATGATGAGGCCGTCTTCGACATGCCCAGGTTGCTGACTAATATGGCGGAGGGTCTACTACTATCTCCCCCTCGTCATTACTTGGACGGTGTGAACCGGGGCGACGATGACGTGGAAAGCGGGTCCAGTCTCAACCTGTGGAGCTACTCAATATGAGTGGATGTGGATTGCTGTGGAAACATGTAGTCACCAAGACGACATGTGTCGAGTCATTAAGGTCGACAGGTGTCCTGTTTGCTTTTAAGATTGCAATTTTCTTTCTGTCGCTAGATATTTGTTTCCTCCAGTTGGCGCGTCATATCAGGATTTTGGATTTAGTAAGATGATGCACAAAGTTTCTAAATATGATCTAGTTATTTTTGGTCGAGAATATTGATTTTTGCCTAATCTAGTAAATTAATGATGACGTGGGTGATTTGCGATGGAGGGATTGTTGTGGATATTTTGGCTAGATATTAACAAGCGGAATATTCTGTTATTTTTATATTCATTCTGTTACTGTTAGTTCCAGCCACTTCGCTATGACCGGTTTTTGTAGTTTTGCCTCTTTGGGGAGTCCGTAGGGTCTTTCATTAAATTTTCTAATTCTGTGAGATTTTGACCTTGACCTTGACCTTACactgtttttttaattttttatgctATTTTGGGTTATCGCCTTGGTGGTTCTTCTACTTGAAGTATCAAGGGCCTTTGTTTGGTTGAAGGCCTGAAGGGGGCGGCGGCAAAAAGCCCAAAACAACAAAAGCGAATCAAAAGAGGTTAATCCTTTTGAACCTACGCGGAAAGCACGAGGCCCGGACACTCAATGCCGCTATATACTGTGCAAGTGTGGAACGAAGTTGTAAAGCACTAAGCAAACCTCCCTCTCAAGATATGTATATTCAACGGCCGTAGTAAGTCAGTGTCAGAGTATTACAAATATCAGAGTTTAAGCTAGTTAAACGAGGCCACACCAACAAACGGATGAGAACTAATTCAAGGATTGACATGCATTATCAGTGCCGTACAAAGCCACTAGTTATGAACTATTTTGATGACGTGGGGAAATGGTGAATCGTGAATCTAGTGGATTTTGTTGCATGGGTTTGTAATTAGCTAGAAATTAATAAGTTGAATATTCTTCTCAAGTTTTTTTAATTGTACTTCTAGTGCATGTGATGTGTAAACTTATTATTTGCTTGGGGTTTTCTTTGCCCTAGCTGTCTTCCAGTTTGCTAATGACTGTTCACTCTCTGTGGGGGTTGGCTCCAGCAACTTATTTCAATTGGTTTATCTTACATTTTCTAGCTCTTTCTAGAGTTTGACATTGTTTTGTGTATATGCTGGAGAAGTCTCATCTCCTTTTGGTGCTTTTACATGGGAATTACTTTGATAGAtagaatttttggtttttaagtAAAAGATCGATGGCTCTAAGcctaaaaaagaaaagcagGACAGTATTGATCCTACGCGGACGGCACGAGGCCTTGACACTGAGTTAGAGTTTCAAAGGGACGAACTGACGAAGGAACTCCCAAGGAAACCCAAGAGGAAATTCTAGCTCAGCTTAATTTGAAAGGATGACATAATTAAGCATACTGTtggaaatttaattaatttaaattagattaaattcatttgaaatttgaatgaaaattcaaattaacaattttgatatatatgaaagaagTAACTGATCATCTTATCCAAAGGTTATAACCTTTCACATTAAACACAACATGGAAGTTGTAGTTTACAAAGGTATGACCTTTCAAAGAGATGCATCAgactcctatatatacagaaccAATCCCACCTTTTTCAAGAAAACTTTTGCATCAGATTCATCCAGTATTTCAAAGAATTTCTGCATTTCATATTAGAGTTAAAAACAGAGAAGGTTCAAACACTACATTGGTTCGCCGTTTCTTGCTGTTTAAAGTGCTTTCTTAGTAAGAAGAAAGATAGTTGTATCCTGGGAGGCATTCGCCaattcaaaccttcaagcacctatGAGGGGCGATTTGTCTTAAGGCTATAGAATCAAATTCTAGCCTTGATCTGTCAAAGGTTTTTCTAAGATTTCATACTTCAGTTTTCTTATATCGTATTTGATTGAATTGCAGTGATTTCTTATAGATATACTGATTCACTATATATCAATTTCCTAATTATTTTTCTAACACATACCATCCTCTCACTGCATGCGGTCCGTAAACTGCTTCTCTAATGTTTAATCTGTGCACCTCACCTCTACAGTAAAAAGTCCCGATCAAAAGTAGTTGATGAGTGGAATGACTCAAAGACTAGTTGGAGTGATCTTGAcacgaacaaaaaaaaagaacatactCCAAGTTCAAGTTGCAAAAGACTATGATAGCTCAATGGAGTGATCGATGGTTGATGAGTAAACAATCTCTCTATAATGGAGATTGTTGAACTTGTACGTGTGACTCAAAATAAATTAAGactttttgaaataaaattttacgCTTGTCTTCCTCAATGTGGTTAAGTGAGAAGAGTGTCAATTAATATTGTGTCTTGCCAAAAAATTGGATAACAAATTTGACGGATAACTAACTAAACCATCTTCTAATTAATTTTGCCTACAACAGTAGGCACGACCTTCCTAAACATGGTGGGTAGGCCAAGACCTACAGCCAAGAAGAATGGCGGATGTTGTTATCAAACAAACAATACTAAAAGCAAGTCCAGCGGTATGTGTTTGACTGGGCAAAAGCATGGAATATTGATGTGGTGACCGGGCAAGACAGTTTTTGCAGCTCCACCGGCCTAATATTGTCCAGCCATATTTTGCTTTTGATGACCCTAGGAAAAATAAAAGGCAAGCCCGTGACATTTCGTTTGACCCATGTTGCCCagctgccagctcggcccagCAACATTTATTGCAGACGTCACCATCAGAGAGACGCGGAGGAGAGCTAGCGTTGTGGGCACGCAAGAATCAGCAGCTGACAGCATGGAGGCAGAACTGGTTTGTCGCCTAGCGACAACAAGTGGGACGCAGGCACTTGACGCGTGGAATGTTGCCGTTGGATATCACCAAATTTGAAAGCAACGGTCCTTTGATCTGGGCCGTTGTTTTCAATTAAATGGGTGGATCCGACGGTAATGGAATTAATAGCTTTGTATAGGGTTATAACGTTAAGAAacggtaagaaaaaaaattctaaaaaattctaaaaattttcctataaatacctagcATCTTCTTtacatctcacacccaaaatACTAGAGTTCATAGTTacaccttcctcctcttcatatagctctcatcATCCATATTTTTCATTATCCACTATGGCCGAACAAAGGGGAAACACACGTCCAGTGATCGGATAAGAGGGAGATCAAAATGAAGATGATAATACCCAAGacaaaaggagatggacggatgaggaagatattcaattgtgcaagtcttggaaagttGTAGGCCAATGTCCggctgtgggcacaaatcagaaaaaaaaaaaaaaaattatggttgCGCGTGAAGCGACA contains these protein-coding regions:
- the LOC112178979 gene encoding dehydration-responsive element-binding protein 1E; translation: MNSNNQLSDSNHQSLESVSSIDKPETSALSDTCSVTTSRSTHSDGEVILASSRPKKRAGRRVFKETRHPVYRGVRRRNNNKWVCEVREPNKKTRIWLGTYPTAEMAGRAHDVAALALRGKQACLNFADSAWRLPVPASKDQLDIRRAAAEAAETFRPEEFGGVSSSCDDNEREHENEKAATDNEKENGFFEDDEAVFDMPRLLTNMAEGLLLSPPRHYLDGVNRGDDDVESGSSLNLWSYSI